The Megalops cyprinoides isolate fMegCyp1 chromosome 19, fMegCyp1.pri, whole genome shotgun sequence genome has a window encoding:
- the LOC118795029 gene encoding somatostatin receptor type 2-like gives MDTWIFPSSPPNLSEPLMYDSFLLGNESDAAKRDNPNGTDHNFDKTSTVVITFMYFVVCAVGLCGNTLVIYVILRYAKMKTVTNIYILNLAVADELFMLGLPFIAIQLALVHWPFGPVLCRVVMTVDSLNQFTSIFCLTVMSIDRYLAVVHPIKSTKWRKPRMAKTINLAVWGVSLLVNLPIVIYSGLITKNDSCFCTIVWPEPQEAYYTAFMFYTFFLGFFLPLTVICLCYLLIIIKVKSSGIRVGSSKRKRSERKVTRMVSIVVAVFVLCWLPFYVFNVTSVTGSISTTPALKSTFDFVVVLGYANSCANPILYAFLSENFKKSFQNVLCLKKVGGLDEIERSDSRQDKSRMMNDATETQSTLLNGDLQTSI, from the coding sequence ATGGACACCTGGATTTTCCCCTCGTCGCCCCCGAACCTGTCCGAGCCCCTCATGTACGACAGCTTCCTCCTGGGCAACGAGTCGGACGCTGCCAAGCGCGACAACCCCAACGGCACCGACCACAACTTCGACAAGACCAGCACGGTGGTCATCACCTTCATGTACTTCGTGGTGTGCGCGGTGGGTCTCTGTGGCAACACCCTGGTCATCTACGTCATCCTGCGCTACGCCAAAATGAAGACTGTCACCAACATCTACATCCTCAACCTGGCGGTGGCCGACGAGCTCTTCATGCTGGGCCTGCCCTTCATCGCCATCCAGCTGGCGCTGGTCCACTGGCCCTTCGGCCCCGTGCTCTGCCGGGTGGTCATGACCGTGGACTCCCTCAACCAGTTCACCAGCATCTTCTGCCTGACGGTCATGAGCATCGACCGCTACCTGGCCGTGGTCCACCCCATCAAGTCCACCAAGTGGAGGAAGCCGCGCATGGCCAAGACCATCAACCTGGCGGTCTGGGGCGTGTCCCTGCTGGTCAACCTGCCCATCGTGATCTACAGCGGCCTGATCACCAAGAACGACAGCTGCTTCTGCACCATCGTGTGGCCCGAGCCCCAGGAGGCCTATTACACGGCCTTCATGTTCTACACCTTCTTCCTGGGCTTCTTCCTGCCGCTCACGGTCATCTGCCTCTGCTACCTGCTCATCATCATCAAGGTGAAGTCGTCGGGGATCCGCGTGGGCTCGTCCAAGCGCAAGCGCTCGGAGCGCAAGGTGACGCGCATGGTGTCCATCGTGGTGGCCGTGTTCGTACTCTGCTGGCTGCCCTTCTACGTCTTCAACGTCACCTCGGTGACGGGCAGCATCAGCACCACGCCGGCGCTGAAGAGCACCTTCGACTTCGTGGTGGTGCTGGGCTACGCCAACAGCTGCGCCAACCCCATCCTCTACGCCTTCCTGTCGGAGAACTTCAAGAAGAGCTTCCAGAACGTTCTGTGCCTGAAGAAGGTGGGCGGACTGGACGAGATCGAGCGCAGCGACAGCCGGCAGGACAAGTCGCGCATGATGAACGACGCCACGGAGACGCAGAGCACCCTGCTCAATGGGGACCTGCAGACCAGCATATAA